In the genome of Palaemon carinicauda isolate YSFRI2023 chromosome 20, ASM3689809v2, whole genome shotgun sequence, one region contains:
- the LOC137659900 gene encoding uncharacterized protein gives MYHSGCYKVLSELRRQFWIPHCFSVVKRILQECILCRKLKQRAIKLNQSPYRLFRQEPPSVPFRTIFIDHIGPYFVLYNGKKVKVWILCITCLWSRAINLKVCLDMTSGEFIRALQLHSFEYGVPELCLSDLGSSLVAGANIITDFLNDPETQNFFEEQGVRPLKFEQYFKGNHPLGGLVEVCVKMVRQLLHCSIKKNVLQYRDFEFVVSQTIHLVNRRPIAFSEGLRDTSDDVIPDPITPEKLIHGLDLISLNLIPAMQPLPTSNDPDWSLNTDPIDTIRTSYEKLKKVRTHLIETYNAEFLNNLMTQAVNDKSRYKPVTHKKLQVGDIVLIKEENCKPTNFPLAVVKDVKTNVLDEVTDAVLLKGKNREMVRRHVTSLIPILTHKEMSQSNIKTLTDHISVNTTDPTANLGEDKPQNKETPKRKAALQSMQKTRGMINDI, from the coding sequence atgtatcactcaggctgttacaaggttttgtctgaattaagaagacaattttggattccacactgtttctctgttgtgaaacgcatcctgcaagaatgcatactttgtagaaaactgaagcagagagctattaaactaaatcaatctccctacaggttattcagacaagaaccacccagtgttccctttcgtacaatattcatagatcacataggcccttactttgtactttacaatggcaaaaaggtgaaagtctggattctttgcatAACTTGCCTCTGGTCTAgggctattaatttaaaagtttgtcttgacatgacctcaggtgagttcattagagctttacagcttcattcatttgaatatggagtgcctgaattatgtttatctgatcttggttcatccttagttgcaggagctaacataattactgactttctgaatgatccagaaacccagaatttttttgaagaacaaggagtacggccattaaaatttgagcaatattttaaaggcaatcatcctcttgggggattagtggaagtatgtgtgaagatggtccgtcagttgcttcattgctcaatcaagaaaaatgttcttcaatacagagattttgagtttgtggtttcacaaactattcacctggttaatcgaaggcctattgctttctcggaaggtctaagagataccagtgatgacgtaattccagaccctattaccccagagaagttaatacatggcttggacttaatatctttgaatcttattccagccatgcagccgcttcccactagcaatgatcctgattggtctttaaacactgaccctattgataccataagaacaagttatgagaaactgaagaaagtgcgcacacatttgatagaaacctacaatgcagaatttttgaataatttgatgactcaggctgtcaatgataaaagtagatataagccggttacccacaaaaaattacaggtaggggacattgtactgataaaagaggagaattgcaaACCTACCAATTTCCCATTGGCAGTTGTTAAAGACGTTAAAACTAACGTACTTGATGAAGTAACTGACGCTGTTCTGCTTAAAGGTAAAAACAGGGAGATGGTTCGACGGCACGTCACATCTTTAATCCCTATATTAACGCACAAGGAAATGtcacaatcaaatattaaaacattgacAGATCATATTTCTGTTAATACTACCGATCCCACGGCAAACCTGGGGGAAGATAAGCCTCAGAATAAAGAGACGCCCAAGAGGAAAGCTGCTCTGCAAAGCATGCAAAAGACTCGAGGTATGATCAATGACATTTGA